The Leptospira paudalimensis region ATGGCATGGTAATCATCCACTTCCTTACCGATACGATCGATTTTTTGTTGCTGTTTGGCATTATAAGGGATGAGAGCGATGCTTCCATCTGGATTCAATTTATGGGAATCTGCTTGGCTCACAGGTTCATTTTTTTCATCCGCGGCAAAAAGACCAACGGTGAAGAGGAAGGTAAAAATTAAGACAAACGAGGTACGCATACGAACTCCCAGATAGTAAACTCTATATCTATTTTCGACTTTTGAAATGAAATTATTAATTTGTTAAAAATAAGGTTGAACAAAAAACGTAAAAACAGGACGCTAGCGGTAGGTCTCCCATGGAAATAAATCTGAAAAAGAATGCAGACGCTTTTGTGATCAGCATTTCCGGAAGTTTGGACATTTACACTTCCTTGGATTTTAAAAACTTCCTCGAAACCAATATCCCAAGCCAACCTTCGAACAACCTCCACGTCATCATCAATTTAGAGAAATTGAACTACATTGACTCTTCTGGGATTGGAATGCTCATCAAACAGCTGAATTATGTCCAAGAATTGCAAGGGAAGTTCTCCATTGCCAATATGAAACCAGCAATTGAGAAGGTGTTTAAGGTAGCAGGGCTTACTAGTTACTTCCAAACCATTGGAGAAGACGAATACCGCGAAAAATACGCGGTATAATCAATCCTTCTCGTCCAAACGGTTTTCGACTACAAACGCATCCCAAATCCCCCAAAAACGGCCGACTGAGTTTTGACTCGGCACTAAATCGACGTAAATTTTGCCATCTGGGTATTCAGAAGGTTCCAATGGGATTTCCACAGGATTCTGAAAACCCTTCGTACGTTCTGTTAGGATGGCACGTTTGGGTTTTCCGTTCACAAAAATTTGTAACTTTCTAGGTTTGAACTTTGATCCCTTAAGTGGTTTGTACATCGTTAAGTCCAAATACAGGTAAACTGTGGATTTTGTATCACGTGGTTTTTCTAATAAAAAACGAAGTCCCGATTCAGGCACCATCCGACAAATGGAATCTTGTAATCCCAAGTAGGGTCCATCCGGTTCCAATTCGTAGGACTGGTAGATGGCCCATGTTTTCAGTTCGGGGAAGGTAGAAATGTCTTCGGGTAACAATCCTTCCTCCAATCCAAATTCTTGTTTGGGAATTTTGGAATCGTCTGCGAAGAGTGCACCTATCGTTGATAAAAAGATTGCCGTAAAGAGAAGGATTCGTAGTTTCAATGGTAGCACCTATACCAAGTATCGGATTACGAGACAAGTCCCCCTTTGAAAATTATTCGCTCTTTAGAATCGATCCAAAATGAATTCCAACTCGGCTCTTCTTTGACACTTGGAAATTTCGACGGAATCCATGTGGGTCACCAAACACTTTTGTTACGGACTGTGGAAAAAGCCAAGGAACTTGGAATCCCTTCGGTTGTGGTTACCTATTATCCAAACCCAGCAGTTGTGCTTGGGAAAAAACCAAACTTTAAATACCTCTCCTCGGAAAAAGAAAAAGAGGAACTCATACGCGGGTTTGGGATTGATTACCTCATCGTTTTAGATTTTACCATCTCTCTCTCGAAAATGTCTGCAGAAGAGTTTTTAGAAAAAATCATGATCCAAACCTTACATGCCAAACACATAGTGATTGGTTATAACCATTTTTTTGGTGCTGAAAGAAGAGGTGATTTTACTCTTCTTGATTTACATAAATCTAATTATGGTTATGCGGTTGAGTTAAGAGAAGCAGTTCTAAAGAAAGACAGTAAAATTTCATCCTCTCTTATCCGAGGTTTCCTCGACAAAGGAGAAATGGAAGAAGCAAAGATTTTACTCGGACGAAATTATCATATCTCTGGAACCGTGGTAGAAGGTTCCAAACGTGGTCGAACCATTGGATTTCCAACGGCAAACCTCCAAGTTCCAAGTGATAAACTTTTACCCTCGGTGGGTGTGTATGCTTGTTTTGTGAAGTTTGATGGAAAAGACCACAAAGGAATGGTAAACATTGGATTTAATCCCACCTTTGATGGGTTAGGTTTACATGTAGAAGTAAACATCTTTGATTTTGACGGAAATTTATACGGCAAAGAAATTGAACTGGAAATGGTAAAAAAAATCCGAGAAGAACAAAAGTTTGATG contains the following coding sequences:
- a CDS encoding STAS domain-containing protein, with translation MEINLKKNADAFVISISGSLDIYTSLDFKNFLETNIPSQPSNNLHVIINLEKLNYIDSSGIGMLIKQLNYVQELQGKFSIANMKPAIEKVFKVAGLTSYFQTIGEDEYREKYAV
- a CDS encoding LIC10729 family protein, which gives rise to MLPLKLRILLFTAIFLSTIGALFADDSKIPKQEFGLEEGLLPEDISTFPELKTWAIYQSYELEPDGPYLGLQDSICRMVPESGLRFLLEKPRDTKSTVYLYLDLTMYKPLKGSKFKPRKLQIFVNGKPKRAILTERTKGFQNPVEIPLEPSEYPDGKIYVDLVPSQNSVGRFWGIWDAFVVENRLDEKD
- a CDS encoding bifunctional riboflavin kinase/FAD synthetase, which encodes MKIIRSLESIQNEFQLGSSLTLGNFDGIHVGHQTLLLRTVEKAKELGIPSVVVTYYPNPAVVLGKKPNFKYLSSEKEKEELIRGFGIDYLIVLDFTISLSKMSAEEFLEKIMIQTLHAKHIVIGYNHFFGAERRGDFTLLDLHKSNYGYAVELREAVLKKDSKISSSLIRGFLDKGEMEEAKILLGRNYHISGTVVEGSKRGRTIGFPTANLQVPSDKLLPSVGVYACFVKFDGKDHKGMVNIGFNPTFDGLGLHVEVNIFDFDGNLYGKEIELEMVKKIREEQKFDGIDALKNQLNKDKDTSLSILALR